A stretch of DNA from Tautonia rosea:
GCCCGGTCGTGCGGATCGTCGGGAAACATCGAGTGATTTCATGCATGTTTTCCTCTTGAGAATCTTCCAGAAGTCCTGTCAGATGGGGCCGATTGGTGATAGGATAACGCTTCTGAAAGACGGGAGCGCCGTGGCCACAGGACGAGTGTCCCTCTGGGGATCTGCCGAAGAGTTGCCCTCCCTATTCCCTGTGAGGACGGGGCTCGGGCGAGAGCCGGGAGTCATTCCATGGGAAGGCGGGAGCCGGGGTGGGGAGTGCTTGCCGCGTTCGTAATCGCCGTGGCAGCCACGGGATGCGGCCGGGTTGCCGCGGCAGAGGACACGGTGGTGCGGGATGAGTCGTTCTTCGTCGAGCAGGTCTATCCCATGCTGCACACCGTGCAGTGCGAGCGATGCCACACCGATAATGGTGTGGCATCCGACACGCTCCTCGAATTTCCGGGAGAGGATCCGAACGAGTTGCAGATTGTGGCGTTCGGGCTCTCGATGATCGATCTGGTTGATCGGGAGGATCCCCGACAATCATTGCTGCTGACGAAGCCCACGAGGCGCACGGAACACACCGGAGGCCGACGGATCAGGCCAGACAGCGAAGACGAGCAACTCTTGCTGAGCTGGGTCAATTACCTGGCTGGGCTCTCGGACGATCAGGTGCGCGAGGCACGCGAGACCATCGCCCGGTCCGAGGTGCGAGAGCTGGAGCCGTTGACCGTCCGGCGTCTGACGCATAGTCAGTACAACCACACGGTGAGCGACCTCCTCGGCGACCAGTCTCAACCGGCCAACCGTTTTCCCAAGGAAGACTTCATCAACGGATTCAAGAACCAGCTCGAAGCTCAGGGGATCTCTCCGCTGCAAGCAGAGGCGTATGGCAAGGCGGCAGAGCGCCTGGCCCTGGCGGCCTTTCGGGGAGGGGATCACCAGGGGTTGATTCCTCGCACGCCCGAATCACCGACCGATGCCGAGGCCGCAGGCGAGTTCGTCCGGCAGTTCGGGCTCAAGGCCTTCCGCCGCCCCCTGACGGCGGATGAAGTGGCCCGCTATTGCGACCTGTTCCTAGAGGAGGCCGGCCGGGCCCAGGATTTCGAACGGGGCGCCTCGATGGTGATCGAGACCATGCTGCAGTCGCCCTACTTCCTGTTTCGGGTGGAGCGGGGTGCGAACGGCCCGGATGCGGATTACGAGATGGCCAGCCGGCTTTCGTACCTCCTGTGGGATACGATGCCCAGCGATGAGCTGTTCCAGGCCGCCGCAGCGGGCGAGCTGTCGTCACCAGGGCAGATCGAAGCGGCGGCCCGTCGGATGCTCGACGACCCCCGAGCCCGGAGTGCGCTGGACGAATTCCTGGCCCAGTGGCTCCGATTCGATCGGGTGCTCGATGCCACGAAGGACCGTCGCCGGTTCCGTCAGTACAACGCCGAGGTTGCCGCTGCGATGGTCGAAGAGACGCGGCGCCTCTTCAACGACCTGGTCTGGAATGATCGGGATTTCCGTGCGATCTTCACGGCCGATTACACCTTCATCAACGCGGACCTCGCCCAGCTCTATGAGCTTCCGATGCCGGAGGAGGAATTCGGCAAGGTGGCCTATCCTGCCGAGTCTGGACGTTCCGGGGTGCTGGGTCACGGCTCCTTCCTGGTGGCGACGAGCAATCCGGCAGAGACCTCGCCAACGGCCCGGGGCCTGTTTGTCCGGAACCACTTCCTCGGGCAGGAGGTCCCACCGCCTCCGGCGGGCGTCAGCACGGATTTGCCGGTCGTCACCGAGGCCGCTCCCATGACGAACCGCGAGCGGCTTGCGATTCACCTGAACAGCGAGTCGTGCGCCTCGTGTCATCGCCTGATCGATCCGATCGGGCTGGGTTTCGAGAATTATGACGCGATCGGTGCCTACGAGGAGACCATGAGGCTCCAATTCGGAAGGGGGCGGGGAAACGCTTCCCAGGAGGGTGGTCCGACGACGATCGAGCTGGAGATTGATCCCTCGGGGTACATCCAGGGGATCGAGAACTCTGAGTTCTCGACGCCGAAAGAGCTGGGGCGGCTGCTCGCTGAGAGCGAGACGAGCCAGCGGGCCATCGTCAAGCAGTTCTTCCGGTACGCGTTTGGTCGGCAGGAGACCGTCAACGATGAGCCGGTCCTCGATGGTCTGTATGAGGCGTTTCGTGACTCCGGGTTCCGTTTCCGAGAGTTGATCGTTGCCTTGATCACCTCAGAACTTTTCCTCCAGAAAGGAACGGAATAGATCATGGCCACGCGAGATCCCCTGTCCCGTCGTGCGTTCTTGAGGGGCGTGGGCCTGTCAGGCGCCGCGATCCAGATCGGGTTGCCGACCTTCGAGGCAATGCTGAACTCCAGCGGGACGGCGTATGCCGCTGAGGCGGGCGTGCCGGCCGATCCGATCGAGACGCGGTTCGTCTACTGGTTCAATGGCAACGGCATCATCGAGAAATACTGGATTCCGCGCGAGGATGGGCCGGACTACGCGATGACCCCCTGCCTTCAGCCGCTCTCGCGGTTCCGGCAGGACATTCATGTGATCAGTGGCGTCGACAACCCGGCGGCCCGCCTGCCCGGGCCGGGCAACGGCCATCACAACTCGATGAGTGGGCTGGTCTCGGGCGAAATGTTCTCGGGGCGAGGGGCAGGCGGACCCTCGATCGATCAGGTCATCGCTCAGGAGATCGGCTCCC
This window harbors:
- a CDS encoding DUF1592 domain-containing protein; translated protein: MGRREPGWGVLAAFVIAVAATGCGRVAAAEDTVVRDESFFVEQVYPMLHTVQCERCHTDNGVASDTLLEFPGEDPNELQIVAFGLSMIDLVDREDPRQSLLLTKPTRRTEHTGGRRIRPDSEDEQLLLSWVNYLAGLSDDQVREARETIARSEVRELEPLTVRRLTHSQYNHTVSDLLGDQSQPANRFPKEDFINGFKNQLEAQGISPLQAEAYGKAAERLALAAFRGGDHQGLIPRTPESPTDAEAAGEFVRQFGLKAFRRPLTADEVARYCDLFLEEAGRAQDFERGASMVIETMLQSPYFLFRVERGANGPDADYEMASRLSYLLWDTMPSDELFQAAAAGELSSPGQIEAAARRMLDDPRARSALDEFLAQWLRFDRVLDATKDRRRFRQYNAEVAAAMVEETRRLFNDLVWNDRDFRAIFTADYTFINADLAQLYELPMPEEEFGKVAYPAESGRSGVLGHGSFLVATSNPAETSPTARGLFVRNHFLGQEVPPPPAGVSTDLPVVTEAAPMTNRERLAIHLNSESCASCHRLIDPIGLGFENYDAIGAYEETMRLQFGRGRGNASQEGGPTTIELEIDPSGYIQGIENSEFSTPKELGRLLAESETSQRAIVKQFFRYAFGRQETVNDEPVLDGLYEAFRDSGFRFRELIVALITSELFLQKGTE